A single window of Capsicum annuum cultivar UCD-10X-F1 unplaced genomic scaffold, UCD10Xv1.1 ctg71719, whole genome shotgun sequence DNA harbors:
- the LOC124894221 gene encoding uncharacterized protein LOC124894221: MYIDNNGGAHEVDLKEVQATKLDPLSSHTVSLIDGINQSEARRRALILFFITHLNKNTKDAYLLSIDRKGLDVLGKVLGPIRSDGSREYQWRKFRIEFIEEAHTVETFCSQLVEMEEESLKNISNFSGI, translated from the exons ATGTATATTGATAACAATGGAGGGGCTCATGAAGTAGATCTAAAGGAAGTCCAAGCAACAAAACTTGATCCTCTTT CATCACATACCGTGAGCCTGATTGATGGAATTAATCAAAGTGAGGCGAGGCGTAGAGCTCTAATTCTCTTCTTCATCACGCACTTGAATAAGAACACAAAG GACGCATATCTTCTTTCTATAGATCGGAAAGGACTTGATGTACTGGGAAAAGTTTTAGGTCCAATAAGGAGCGATGGTTCTCGTGAATATCAGTGGAGGAAGTTCAGAATTGAATTCATAGAAGAGGCTCACACAGTTGAAACATTCTGCAGTCAGCTTGTTGAAATGGAGGAGGAATCACTTAAGAATATCTCCAACTTTAGTGGTATATAA